A window from Microbacterium ginsengiterrae encodes these proteins:
- a CDS encoding carboxyl transferase domain-containing protein has product MTAPVTYADLVSELRERRRLVALGGPEKARTRHTGRGKMLARDRIDHLLDRGSPFLEVAPLAGYDMYDGECPSGGVVAGIGLVHGRHVMIIANDATVKGGTYFPITVKKHLRAQEIAAENRLPCVYLVDSGGAYLPMQDEVFPDRDHFGRIFYNQARMSRDGIPQIAAVLGSSTAGGAYVPAMSDETVIVRDQGTIFLGGPPLVKAATGEVVSAEDLGGGAVHTRVSGVTDHLAENDEHALQIVRDIVETLPPPVAPAVPATSAAPPEHSPDELVDVVPVELTTPYDAREIIARIVDADSIHEFKREYGTTLVTAFARIHGHRVGIIANNGVLFSESALKGAHFIELCDQRGIPLVFLQNITGFMVGREYESGGIAKHGAKMVNAVACASVPKLTVIVGGSFGAGTYSMCGRAYSPRFLWAWPGARVSVMGGPQAASVLSTVRRDQIEASGGEWSEADQAAFEEPIRVQYDRQGSPYYSTARLWDDGIIEPGQTREVLGLALDVVTRTPLDTPGYGVFRM; this is encoded by the coding sequence ATGACTGCACCCGTGACGTACGCCGACCTGGTCAGCGAGTTGCGGGAGCGCCGTCGCCTCGTGGCCCTCGGCGGTCCGGAGAAGGCGCGCACGAGGCACACGGGGCGTGGCAAGATGCTCGCACGCGATCGGATCGATCATCTCCTCGACCGCGGGAGCCCCTTCCTCGAGGTCGCTCCGCTGGCGGGATACGACATGTATGACGGCGAGTGTCCGTCCGGAGGCGTCGTCGCGGGTATCGGGCTCGTGCACGGCCGTCATGTGATGATCATCGCGAACGACGCGACGGTGAAGGGCGGCACCTACTTTCCCATCACCGTCAAGAAGCACCTCCGCGCCCAGGAGATCGCGGCGGAGAACCGGCTGCCGTGCGTCTACCTCGTCGACTCCGGCGGGGCGTATCTGCCGATGCAGGACGAGGTGTTCCCCGACCGCGACCACTTCGGGCGGATCTTCTACAACCAGGCTCGGATGTCGCGAGACGGCATCCCTCAGATCGCCGCGGTGCTCGGCTCGTCCACCGCCGGCGGTGCGTACGTGCCCGCGATGAGCGACGAGACCGTCATCGTGCGGGATCAGGGAACGATCTTCCTCGGTGGCCCGCCTCTCGTGAAGGCGGCGACCGGCGAGGTCGTCAGCGCCGAGGATCTCGGGGGCGGAGCGGTGCACACCCGGGTGTCCGGTGTCACCGATCACCTCGCAGAGAACGACGAGCACGCCCTGCAGATCGTGCGGGACATCGTCGAGACCCTTCCGCCACCCGTGGCGCCCGCGGTGCCGGCGACATCGGCGGCGCCGCCGGAGCATTCGCCGGACGAACTGGTCGACGTCGTCCCCGTCGAACTGACCACGCCGTACGACGCACGCGAGATCATCGCGCGCATCGTCGATGCGGACAGCATCCACGAGTTCAAGCGCGAGTACGGCACGACGCTCGTGACCGCCTTCGCGAGGATCCACGGTCATCGTGTGGGGATCATCGCCAACAACGGTGTCCTCTTCAGCGAGTCCGCGCTGAAGGGCGCGCATTTCATCGAGCTCTGCGATCAGAGGGGAATCCCGCTGGTGTTCCTTCAGAACATCACCGGCTTCATGGTCGGGAGGGAGTACGAATCCGGCGGCATCGCGAAGCACGGCGCGAAGATGGTCAACGCCGTCGCCTGCGCGTCCGTGCCGAAGCTCACCGTCATCGTGGGCGGCTCCTTCGGCGCGGGGACCTACTCGATGTGCGGACGCGCCTACTCGCCGCGCTTCCTCTGGGCGTGGCCCGGTGCTCGCGTGTCGGTGATGGGCGGTCCGCAGGCGGCGTCCGTGCTGTCGACGGTGCGCCGCGATCAGATCGAAGCCTCCGGCGGTGAATGGAGCGAGGCCGATCAGGCGGCGTTCGAGGAACCGATCCGCGTGCAGTACGACCGCCAGGGGAGCCCGTACTACTCCACAGCCCGACTCTGGGACGACGGCATCATCGAACCGGGACAGACCCGTGAGGTCCTGGGGCTGGCCCTCGACGTCGTCACCCGTACGCCCCTCGACACGCCGGGCTACGGCGTCTTCCGGATGTGA